A single window of Gemmatimonadaceae bacterium DNA harbors:
- a CDS encoding Mur ligase family protein: protein MRPRHRYAVLEVASAAPGQMQKPARLVGPDVVIMLNVLRTHTTEFADLEQRAREKTILLEALKPGGIVVLNDDDPLVASMPMPESARVYRIGTREGVDGRVDQISSSWPDRLKFVFHQGAESREVRTQLVGSHWITTAAATLTTATALGIDLDVAVNALETAQPFAGRLLPVQVPSGAIILRDDYNAAIDTIDASLHVLEKATALRRLVVITDMSDFGKNRRQRFKYLAARSAKVADGAVFIGELAEYGKRRAIDAGLPPESVHAFPSIQRAAEFLKSELRAGDVMLLKGRTTDHATRIFFAQLGTVKCWKEYCGKRMLCDMCPELGLTREERGRFAL from the coding sequence ATGTCGTGATAATGCTCAACGTTCTTCGCACTCATACCACCGAGTTCGCCGATCTCGAGCAGCGCGCAAGGGAGAAAACGATTCTGCTCGAGGCTCTCAAGCCAGGCGGAATTGTCGTGTTGAACGACGACGACCCGCTCGTGGCGAGTATGCCCATGCCCGAAAGCGCGCGCGTGTACAGGATTGGCACGCGTGAGGGAGTGGATGGTCGCGTCGATCAGATTTCGTCGAGCTGGCCCGACCGGCTGAAGTTCGTCTTCCATCAGGGAGCCGAGAGTCGTGAGGTGCGAACACAACTCGTCGGTTCTCACTGGATCACAACGGCTGCGGCCACCCTGACGACGGCCACCGCACTTGGCATCGATCTCGACGTCGCCGTCAACGCGCTGGAAACGGCTCAGCCTTTCGCCGGACGGCTTCTCCCGGTTCAGGTGCCGAGTGGTGCGATCATTCTGCGGGACGATTACAACGCCGCGATCGACACCATCGATGCTTCGCTGCACGTGCTCGAGAAGGCAACCGCGCTCCGCCGCCTGGTTGTGATCACCGACATGTCCGACTTTGGCAAGAATCGCCGGCAGCGGTTCAAGTATCTGGCTGCGCGGAGCGCGAAAGTTGCCGACGGCGCGGTTTTCATCGGCGAGCTGGCGGAGTACGGGAAACGCCGTGCAATCGACGCAGGACTTCCGCCGGAGTCAGTTCACGCCTTTCCATCGATTCAACGCGCCGCGGAATTTCTGAAGAGCGAGCTCAGGGCCGGCGACGTGATGCTGCTCAAGGGCCGGACAACCGATCACGCCACGAGAATTTTCTTCGCTCAGCTCGGTACCGTCAAATGCTGGAAGGAATACTGCGGAAAGCGGATGCTGTGCGACATGTGTCCGGAGCTCGGACTCACACGCGAGGAGAGAGGCCGGTTCGCGCTGTGA
- a CDS encoding peptide ABC transporter substrate-binding protein: MTSFHVKESSRQPKISSPGCESRSNALGRIRTYSLCACISLVGCGDSKPSDGSGAGGGTLVISTNSDPRILFPPLIASIQARQAAESIYDYLVVVGPEMNIVGDAGFRPRLAESWKWSSDSLSIAFRINPKARWHDGRGVSANDVRYTWQVYTNPQLASPSADGLSDIDSVTVADSLTAAFWYRARSPHQFLDASQMMILPRHVFEKIPMDSLREAGVRVDPVGTGRFRFHRWSRESSLEITADTANYRGRPGLDRVIWSVAPDFQTAAAKLFGGEADLYAGIRPDYVAELVKHPRLRLVTLPGMSYVFMGFNLRDPKSQRRPHPLFASRELRRALTMALDRPSLVSNVYDTLAPVALGPTVRAFPTTDTTLRQIPSDPRRAAVILDSLGWVTRPGEEMRRREGKALEFDVLVSASAQPRMRMAVLMQEQLRRVGVRMRIASMEGNTLRARFGSRDFDAIMWDWSYGATPNQVRQTWGGDAARSEHGHNRGGYQSSRFDVYVDSAILAMNPADARRYFTSAYQTIVDDAPAIWLYEPKTVIGLDRRIRTGRMRLDAWWIDLGDWLVPESEQIPRDRIARSR; this comes from the coding sequence GTGACATCATTTCACGTCAAAGAGTCCTCTCGTCAGCCAAAGATCTCGAGTCCTGGTTGCGAGAGCCGTTCTAACGCGCTCGGTCGGATCCGCACATACAGTCTCTGCGCGTGCATTTCGCTCGTCGGATGCGGTGACTCGAAACCATCGGACGGCAGCGGGGCTGGAGGCGGGACTCTCGTAATCTCAACGAACTCGGACCCGAGGATTCTTTTTCCACCACTCATCGCTTCCATACAGGCGAGACAGGCGGCGGAATCCATCTACGACTACCTCGTCGTCGTCGGCCCCGAGATGAACATTGTCGGCGATGCCGGGTTCCGGCCCCGTCTCGCCGAAAGCTGGAAATGGTCCTCCGATTCGCTCTCCATCGCCTTCAGAATCAATCCGAAAGCGCGATGGCATGATGGACGCGGCGTCAGCGCGAACGACGTCCGATACACCTGGCAGGTCTACACTAACCCGCAGCTTGCCTCACCCTCGGCGGACGGTCTGAGCGACATCGATTCCGTGACTGTCGCCGATTCGCTCACCGCCGCGTTCTGGTACCGCGCGAGGTCGCCGCATCAGTTTCTCGACGCGAGCCAGATGATGATCCTGCCGCGCCATGTCTTCGAGAAGATCCCGATGGATTCCCTGAGGGAAGCCGGTGTGCGCGTTGATCCCGTAGGAACCGGTCGCTTTCGCTTTCACAGATGGTCGAGGGAGTCGTCGCTCGAGATCACGGCCGATACAGCCAACTATCGCGGGCGACCGGGACTCGATCGCGTAATCTGGTCGGTTGCGCCGGATTTCCAGACAGCTGCCGCAAAGCTTTTCGGCGGCGAGGCAGATCTTTACGCCGGGATTCGACCCGATTACGTCGCCGAGCTCGTGAAACATCCGCGGCTCCGTCTCGTGACACTTCCCGGAATGTCCTACGTGTTCATGGGGTTCAATCTCCGCGATCCGAAGTCGCAGCGGCGCCCTCACCCTCTGTTCGCCTCACGCGAGCTGCGGCGAGCACTGACCATGGCCCTCGATCGCCCGTCACTCGTCTCGAACGTGTACGACACGCTCGCGCCGGTGGCACTCGGCCCTACGGTTCGCGCTTTCCCGACAACCGATACGACGCTCCGGCAAATCCCCTCCGACCCGCGACGCGCGGCGGTAATTCTTGATTCTCTCGGATGGGTAACGCGGCCAGGTGAGGAGATGAGAAGGCGCGAGGGGAAAGCGCTCGAGTTCGACGTTCTTGTCTCGGCCTCCGCCCAGCCCCGAATGAGAATGGCGGTCCTGATGCAGGAGCAGCTCAGACGGGTGGGTGTCCGCATGCGGATTGCATCGATGGAGGGGAACACCCTGCGGGCACGATTCGGCAGCCGTGACTTCGACGCGATCATGTGGGACTGGTCATACGGCGCGACGCCGAATCAAGTCAGGCAAACGTGGGGAGGAGATGCCGCCCGCAGCGAGCACGGCCACAACCGCGGTGGCTACCAGAGCTCCCGCTTCGATGTCTACGTCGACAGCGCCATCTTGGCGATGAACCCGGCGGACGCGAGGCGCTATTTCACCTCCGCATACCAGACGATCGTCGACGACGCACCGGCGATCTGGCTCTACGAGCCAAAGACGGTTATCGGTCTGGATCGTCGTATAAGAACCGGACGCATGCGGCTGGACGCTTGGTGGATCGATCTGGGCGACTGGCTGGTTCCGGAATCGGAGCAGATTCCGCGGGATCGAATCGCCCGAAGTCGGTGA